The following are encoded together in the Rhizoctonia solani chromosome 10, complete sequence genome:
- a CDS encoding Transposon Tf2-7 polyprotein yields MSWLKLHNPTIDWPNKRITFNSQHCNNSCLSISNSILGNVGGTSNHLEGIPEDLGGVEVIEPLEGIPRETGGTVDSPLESIPVELRNFAEVFSEDMKVTELPPHRPFDLGIDLIDPDKPVKAMVYPLKASDDEELRKLLKEQLDKGLIRPSKSKYGSPVHFVNKKNGKRRMVVDYRSLNANTVKNAYPLPLIQSLIEKLRGAKYFSTIDLKSGYNLVRIKEGDEWKTAFKTKYGLFEYLVMPFGLCNAPAAFQHFMNEIFRDILDVYVVVYLDNILIFSESRELHTKHLQEVLKRLQDNACYCNLEKCNFYASEVDYLGVIANGEGVKADPKKITQAVDWATPRSVKGVQEFLGFINFYRRFIHNFSKLAQPLYQLLQKNIPWEWGERQEVSFKALKQALIESPVLIQPDPYKEFFLECDASDFATGAVLNQKGSDDKLHPVAFLSKSLAPAERNYDIFDKELLAVVRALKEWRHLLEGTVIPVKILTDHKNLEYFQTKRDLNQRQLRWMGFLADYNYRIVYRPGAQNRKADILSRREDHKSAVKEGGETPVLISPELFIAAIQTDSDLNDLIRDALHDDKAVHKILKSLEEDIPVKGWKIDNGLLYYHDRIYVPNKPEIRKAVLESRHDNPSTGHPGQFRTLDLLSRDYYWSGMKQSVTKYVQACDSCIRSKHSNRAPEGLLQNIDLPNKPWEEITYDLIVGLPTSEGYDAILTVVDRLSKMVHFIPTHSDATAVDVANLFVSFVWKLHGLPRKTISDRGPQFNAKFLRQVYKRLGIEPHFSTAYRPQVDGQSERLNQFVEIYLRHYINYRQTDWVASLPLAEFSYNNGKHSGSKHSPFYMCYGYNPDFTVGNTKESHVPQADDLADFLKEIQAEAKAALEIAAKQNAQYYDLNRREATKLEVGDKVYLSSANIKTSRPSHKLEHKRLGPYKVLEKIGRNSYKLDLPKSMKVHPVFNIALLHKKPVDEYDRDPVPLPPVVTADGEEEYTVERILDSKKVGRQVKYLVKWKGYGPEDNTWEPKAHLANAPEKLAKFHREHPEAAGP; encoded by the coding sequence atgtcctggctcaagttacacaaccctactatagattggcctaataagcgtaTCACTTTTAATTCTCAACATTGTAACAATTCTTGTCTTTCTATttctaattctatcctgggGAATGTCGGTGGGACttctaaccaccttgaaggcataccagaagacttaggaggtgtcGAGGTgattgaacctcttgaaggcatccctagggaaactggaggtactgtggattctccacttgaaagtatcccagtagaactgcgcaattttgcggaggtattttctgaggacatgaaggtgacggaactgccgccgcaccgtccttttgatttagggattgatttaattgatcctgataaacctgttaaggctatggtataccccttgaaggcatctgatgatgaggaacttagaaaactccttaaagaacaattggacaaaggattgattcgcccatccaaatccaaatatggttccccagttcattttgtcaacaagaaaaatgggaaaaggcgtatggttgtggattatagatccctaaatgcaaatacagtcaagaatgcgtaccctctacctctaatacagtctctcattgagaaactaaggggcgcaaaatacttttccaccattgacctgaaatctggatacaacttggtccggataaaggaaggtgatgaatggaagactgcatttaaaaccaaatacggcctgtttgaatacctagtcatgccctttgggttatgcaacgctcctgctgcatttcagcacttcatgaatgagatatttagggacatattggacgtctatgtagtagtatatctagacaacatcctaatattctcagaaagcagggaattacacacaaaacatctccaagaggtactgaaaaggctgcaagacaatgcatgctACTGTAACTTGGAGaagtgtaatttctatgcatctgaagtagattaccttggtgtcattgccaatggtgaaggagtgaaagcagatcccaagaaaatcactcaagcggttgattgggcaacaccgcgctctgtcaaaggggttcaagagtttttgggctttataaatttctatagacgcttcatacataacttctcaaaattggcacaacccttataccaactactccaaaagaatataccttgggagtggggtgaacgccaagaagtgtcttttaaagctcttaaacaggctctaattgaatcccctgtCTTAATCCAACCcgatccatacaaggagtttttccttgagtgtgacgcctctgattttgcaacgggcgctgtccttaatcaaaagggcagtgatgataaattacacccggttgcattcctatcaaaatccctagcacctgctgaaagaaactatgatatctttgataaagagttactagcagtagtaagggctttaaaggaatggcgtcacctgctggaaggaacagtaatccctgtcaaaatactgacagaccataaaaatctggagtacttccagacaaaaagggatctgaaccaaaggcagttaaggtggatgggatttttggcagattacaactataggattgtgtataggccaggcgcacagaatagaaaagcagatattctctctcgccgtgaagaccacaagtctgcggttaaggaggggggtgaaacccctgtgctcataagcccagagctttttattgcagctattcaaacagatagtgaccttaatgatctaataagggacgctctgcatgatgataaagctgTACACAAAATCCTTAAATCTTTGGAAGAGGATATACCTGTTAAAGGATGGAAGATTGATAATGGCCTACTTTACTATCATGATCGGATCTATGTCCCCAACaagccagaaatcaggaaagccgtcttagaaagcaggcatgataacccttccactgggcacccaggacagttcagaaccctagacctcctttcaagggattactattggtcagggatgaaacagtctgtaacaaaatatgtccaagcatgcgACTCATGCATACGCAGTAAACATTCCAACCgggctcctgaaggtctccttcaaaacatagatttacccaataagccctgggaggaaataacgtatgacttgattgtaggactccccacctcagaaggatatgatgcaatattgACAGTAGTGGACCGCCTATCCAAAATGGTCCATTTTATAccaacgcactctgatgctactgctgttgatgttgcaaacctctttgtatcctttgtgtggaagttacatgggttacccaggaaaaccatCTCGGACCGAGGCCCCCAGTTCAATGCAAAATTCCTAAGACAGGTCTATAAGCGGCtggggatagaaccacacttctccactgcatacagaccccaagttgatggacaaagtgaacgcttaaaccagtttgtggaaatCTACCTACGCCACTATATCAACTATAGGcaaacagactgggttgcGTCATTACCACTTGCGGAATTTTcatacaataatgggaaACACTCAGGTTCCAAACATTCACCCTTCTACATGTGCTATGGTTACAACCCAGACTTTACAGTTGGGaacaccaaggaaagccatgtccctCAAGCCGATGACCTAGCAGACTTCCTGAAAGAGATCCAAGCTGAAGCTaaagctgctttagaaaTTGCTGCAAAACAAAACGCACAATACTATGATCTcaacagaagggaagcaaccaagctggaagttGGTGATAAAGTCTATTTGAGTAGCgccaacatcaaaacttcaaggccttcccatAAGCTAGAACATAAGCGATTGGGGCCCTAtaaggtcttggagaaaattggcaggaactcctataaactggatctccctaaatccatgaaagtccaccctgtcttcaacattgccctATTACACAAGAAACCAGTAGACGAGTATGACCGTGATCCAGTCCCACTTcccccagttgtcacagctgatggagaagaggaatatactgttgaaaggatcctagactccaagaaagtgggtcggcaagtcaaatacttggttaaatggaaagggtatggaccagaggataacacatgggagcccaaggcccacttagccaatgcccctgaaaaattggctaagtttcaccgtgaacatccagaggcagctggaccttaa